In Sphingomonas sp. SUN019, one genomic interval encodes:
- a CDS encoding DUF4230 domain-containing protein, which produces MADPTAAHSGIAKAVAGLVLLAVVVVAIVVGYRTWTERYTVTVERERSGVAVAQVVAATLSKAGDLRVSRLSGTVQGVGSDTRGFGMLTSQRVIKAPFEVNYFVDVGTLTPRDFRYDEARKVLLVDAPDVRVERANVDEAKTYIDQTSGVFVTRAAMTAMQRQASAAATRVAADEARKPENIAAARNNARAAIAALFAAPLAAAGLDATVEVRFADDPVEGGERWDVSRSLDEVLRDQ; this is translated from the coding sequence GTGGCTGATCCGACCGCGGCGCATAGCGGCATTGCAAAGGCGGTCGCGGGGCTGGTGCTGCTGGCGGTCGTCGTGGTCGCGATTGTGGTCGGCTATCGCACGTGGACCGAACGCTACACCGTCACGGTCGAAAGGGAGCGAAGCGGGGTTGCGGTCGCGCAAGTCGTCGCCGCCACCCTGTCGAAGGCGGGCGACCTGCGCGTCAGCCGTTTGTCGGGCACCGTGCAGGGCGTCGGCTCCGATACGCGCGGGTTCGGGATGCTGACGTCGCAGCGCGTGATCAAGGCCCCGTTCGAGGTGAATTACTTCGTCGACGTCGGCACGCTGACCCCACGCGATTTCCGCTACGACGAGGCGCGCAAGGTGCTCCTGGTCGATGCGCCTGACGTTCGCGTGGAGCGGGCGAACGTCGACGAGGCGAAGACATACATCGATCAGACCAGCGGCGTGTTCGTCACGCGCGCCGCGATGACGGCGATGCAGCGGCAGGCGTCGGCCGCTGCAACCCGCGTCGCGGCGGATGAGGCGCGCAAGCCCGAAAACATCGCCGCCGCCAGGAACAACGCGCGCGCCGCGATCGCCGCTCTGTTCGCCGCCCCGCTGGCTGCGGCGGGGCTGGACGCGACCGTCGAGGTGCGTTTTGCCGACGATCCGGTGGAGGGCGGCGAACGCTGGGACGTCAGCCGCTCGCTGGACGAAGTATTGCGCGATCAATAA
- the nadA gene encoding quinolinate synthase NadA: MDARLNLPAAGLDRSLDLRAEIDRLRKERNAVILAHYYQKPEIQDLADFVGDSLDLSKKAQATDADVIAFCGVRFMAETAKILSPEKIVVLPDMDAGCSLEDSCPPDEFAAFRAKHPNHIALTYINCSTEVKALSDIIVTSSSAEKILSQLPADQKVIFGPDRNLGGYLVRKTGREMLLWPGVCIVHEAFSETELMKLKAQHPGAPVVAHPECPPVILDHADYIGSTSGILAYAKDFPGDTLIVATEPHIIHQMEKALPTKQFIGAPGADGNCNCNICPYMALNTLEKLYLALRDLTPRIEIEEGLRLRAKKSLDAMLAMASGTVGMGDLGPAPVTGD, translated from the coding sequence ATGGACGCTCGCCTCAATCTGCCCGCCGCCGGCCTCGATCGCAGCCTCGATCTCCGGGCCGAAATCGATCGCCTCCGCAAGGAGCGCAATGCCGTGATCCTCGCGCATTATTATCAGAAGCCCGAGATTCAGGATCTGGCGGATTTCGTCGGCGACAGTCTCGACCTGTCGAAGAAGGCGCAGGCGACCGACGCGGACGTGATCGCGTTCTGCGGCGTGCGGTTCATGGCGGAGACGGCGAAGATATTGTCGCCGGAGAAGATCGTCGTGCTGCCGGACATGGACGCTGGCTGTTCGCTGGAGGATTCATGTCCGCCGGACGAGTTTGCGGCGTTTCGCGCAAAGCATCCCAATCACATCGCGTTGACGTACATCAACTGTTCGACCGAGGTGAAGGCGCTCAGCGATATCATTGTCACGTCGTCATCGGCGGAAAAGATTTTGTCGCAATTGCCCGCGGACCAGAAGGTGATCTTTGGTCCCGATCGCAATCTGGGCGGATATCTGGTGCGCAAGACCGGACGCGAGATGCTGCTGTGGCCGGGCGTGTGCATCGTGCACGAAGCGTTCAGCGAAACCGAGCTGATGAAGCTGAAGGCGCAGCACCCCGGCGCGCCGGTGGTAGCGCATCCCGAATGCCCGCCGGTGATCCTGGATCATGCCGACTATATCGGATCGACCAGCGGTATTCTCGCTTATGCCAAGGATTTTCCCGGCGACACGCTGATCGTCGCGACCGAACCGCACATCATCCACCAGATGGAAAAGGCGCTGCCGACCAAACAGTTCATCGGCGCGCCGGGGGCGGACGGCAATTGCAACTGTAACATCTGCCCGTACATGGCGCTGAACACGCTGGAAAAACTCTACCTCGCGTTGCGCGACCTGACGCCGCGGATCGAGATCGAGGAAGGGCTGCGGCTGCGCGCGAAGAAGAGCCTCGACGCGATGCTGGCGATGGCGAGCGGGACGGTGGGAATGGGCGATCTGGGCCCCGCACCGGTCACGGGGGACTGA
- a CDS encoding acetyl-CoA C-acyltransferase: MMSDPVVILSYARTPMGSFQGSLSGASATDLGATAVKAAVERSGVDSADIERIYMGCVLPAGLGQAPARQAAIKAGLGNHVEATTVNKMCGSGMQAAIMGAEALAAGSVDLLVVGGMESMTNAPYLLAKHRGGARIGHDRIMDSMFLDGLEDAYEPGKAMGVFAEETAGEYQFTRGAQDDYAIASLNRAKSAQDSGGFDREIVAVEVKGRKGVDVIDKDEQPLKADASKIPGLKPAFAKDGTITAANASSISDGAAALVMTRESVATAKGLTAVARIIATAAHAHEPAKFTTAPVDAVKKVLAKAGWSVADVDLFEVNEAFACVSMIAMRDLGIDHARVNVNGGATALGHPIGASGARIMATLIAALQNRGLKRGVASLCIGGGEATAVALELVD; encoded by the coding sequence ATCATGTCCGATCCCGTCGTCATCCTCTCCTACGCCCGCACCCCGATGGGCTCATTCCAGGGCAGCCTGTCCGGCGCATCGGCGACCGATCTCGGCGCGACCGCGGTGAAGGCTGCGGTCGAACGGTCGGGCGTCGATAGCGCAGATATCGAACGCATCTACATGGGCTGCGTCCTCCCTGCAGGACTCGGCCAAGCCCCAGCGCGTCAGGCCGCGATCAAGGCGGGCCTCGGCAACCATGTCGAGGCGACGACGGTCAACAAGATGTGCGGATCGGGGATGCAGGCTGCGATCATGGGCGCAGAGGCGCTTGCCGCTGGATCGGTCGACTTGCTTGTCGTCGGCGGCATGGAAAGCATGACCAACGCGCCCTATCTGCTCGCGAAACACCGCGGCGGCGCGCGCATCGGGCATGACCGGATCATGGATTCGATGTTCCTTGACGGGCTGGAGGACGCCTACGAACCCGGCAAGGCGATGGGCGTGTTTGCGGAGGAAACCGCGGGCGAATATCAGTTCACCCGCGGCGCGCAGGACGATTACGCGATCGCCTCGCTCAACCGCGCCAAATCTGCACAGGACAGCGGCGGTTTCGACCGCGAGATCGTCGCGGTCGAGGTGAAGGGCCGCAAGGGCGTCGACGTGATCGACAAGGACGAACAACCGCTAAAGGCCGACGCATCGAAAATCCCCGGCCTGAAACCCGCCTTCGCCAAGGACGGCACGATCACCGCCGCCAACGCTTCCTCGATCTCCGACGGCGCAGCAGCCTTGGTAATGACACGCGAGAGCGTCGCGACGGCGAAGGGCCTGACCGCCGTCGCGCGCATCATCGCGACCGCCGCGCACGCGCACGAACCCGCCAAATTCACCACCGCCCCGGTCGATGCGGTGAAGAAGGTACTGGCGAAAGCGGGCTGGTCGGTCGCCGACGTCGATCTGTTCGAGGTGAACGAAGCCTTCGCCTGCGTCTCGATGATCGCGATGCGCGACCTCGGCATCGATCACGCCAGGGTGAACGTCAACGGCGGCGCGACCGCTCTGGGCCATCCGATCGGCGCGAGCGGCGCGCGGATCATGGCCACCCTGATCGCGGCGCTCCAGAATCGCGGCCTGAAGCGGGGGGTCGCCAGCCTCTGCATCGGCGGCGGCGAAGCGACCGCGGTGGCGCTGGAGTTGGTCGACTAG
- a CDS encoding A24 family peptidase, protein MPDAMWPVALAIFGAIVGSFLATIVVRWPQGRSVLRGRSACDECGRTLGAAELVPLVSAAMSRGRCRTCGARINPTHWRIEGGAALIGLAAGFVAPGVEGLAGAAFGWVLLTLAAIDAAEMWLPDELTATLALGGLAAGLFGLPPGLEDRLIGGIAGFASLWLIAFGYRRLRGHDGMGGGDPKLYGAIGLWLGWRMLPAVLLIAALIGLGYALFERFRGRAVAGDTALPFGTFLAIAAYPAWLVMVSAGG, encoded by the coding sequence ATGCCTGACGCCATGTGGCCGGTCGCGCTGGCGATATTTGGGGCGATCGTCGGCAGTTTCCTGGCGACGATCGTGGTGCGCTGGCCGCAGGGGCGATCGGTGCTGCGCGGGCGATCTGCGTGCGACGAGTGCGGGCGGACGCTGGGCGCGGCGGAGTTGGTGCCGCTCGTCAGCGCCGCCATGTCACGCGGACGATGCCGGACATGCGGGGCGCGGATCAATCCGACGCATTGGCGGATCGAGGGCGGCGCAGCGCTGATCGGGCTGGCGGCGGGGTTCGTCGCGCCGGGTGTCGAGGGGTTGGCGGGGGCTGCCTTCGGGTGGGTGCTGCTCACGTTGGCGGCGATCGATGCAGCGGAGATGTGGCTGCCCGACGAACTGACCGCGACGCTGGCGCTGGGTGGCTTGGCGGCCGGCTTGTTCGGGCTGCCGCCGGGGCTGGAGGATCGGCTGATCGGCGGCATCGCGGGGTTCGCGTCGCTGTGGCTGATCGCGTTCGGGTATCGGCGGTTGCGCGGCCATGACGGCATGGGTGGCGGCGATCCGAAATTATATGGCGCGATCGGACTCTGGCTTGGGTGGCGGATGCTGCCCGCGGTGCTGCTGATCGCGGCGCTTATCGGGCTGGGCTATGCGCTGTTCGAGCGGTTTCGCGGTCGCGCGGTGGCGGGAGACACTGCGTTGCCGTTCGGGACGTTCCTGGCGATCGCGGCTTACCCGGCGTGGCTGGTCATGGTATCGGCCGGGGGATGA
- a CDS encoding coniferyl aldehyde dehydrogenase, translating to MRELVEAQRASFMEALPEPLSVRKDRLKRAAAMIADHAGRFCDALSEDFGHRSREQTMMTDIAGSIAPIKHALKNLERWAKPEKRGVQFPLGLLGAKAWIEFQPKGVVGVIAPWNFPVNLVMSPLAGIFAAGNRAIVKTSEYTPVTAALFEEIVGRYFDATELAFVSGGPEVGKAFAELPFDHLIFTGATGIGRHILHAAADNLTPVTLELGGKSPVIVGKGADIAQTTERVALGKMLNAGQICLAPDYMLVPSAQEAEVVAGLKAAASAMYPTLLNNPDYTSLVNDRHHQRLNDWLDDARAKGATVETVNPSNDDFAGSNSRKMPLHIVRDVTDDMTLMQEEIFGPVLPVRRYDGIDDAIAQVNRRDRPLGLYYFGPDEDERRRVLDRTISGGVTLDDVIFHVSMEELPFGGVGPSGMGAYHGLEGFRTFSHAKSVYKQAKRDVAKLAGLKPPYGDATRKSIARQLKM from the coding sequence ATGCGGGAATTGGTCGAGGCGCAGCGCGCAAGCTTCATGGAGGCGCTGCCCGAACCGCTGTCGGTGCGGAAGGATCGGCTGAAGCGTGCGGCGGCGATGATCGCGGATCATGCCGGCCGTTTCTGCGATGCGCTGTCCGAGGATTTCGGGCATCGCAGCCGCGAGCAGACGATGATGACCGACATTGCGGGATCGATCGCGCCGATCAAACACGCGCTGAAAAACCTGGAGCGGTGGGCGAAACCCGAAAAGCGCGGGGTGCAGTTTCCGCTGGGGCTGCTGGGCGCGAAGGCGTGGATCGAGTTCCAGCCGAAGGGCGTCGTCGGCGTCATCGCGCCGTGGAATTTCCCGGTCAATCTGGTGATGAGTCCGCTCGCCGGCATCTTCGCCGCGGGCAATCGCGCGATCGTGAAGACCAGCGAATATACGCCGGTGACCGCCGCGCTGTTCGAAGAAATCGTCGGTCGGTATTTCGATGCGACCGAACTGGCGTTCGTCAGCGGCGGGCCGGAGGTGGGGAAGGCGTTCGCCGAATTGCCGTTCGACCATCTGATCTTCACCGGCGCGACTGGCATCGGGCGGCACATCCTGCACGCCGCGGCGGACAATCTGACCCCGGTGACGCTGGAACTGGGCGGCAAATCGCCGGTGATCGTCGGCAAGGGTGCGGACATCGCGCAGACCACCGAGCGTGTGGCGCTGGGCAAGATGCTGAACGCCGGGCAAATCTGCCTCGCGCCCGACTACATGCTGGTGCCGTCGGCGCAGGAGGCGGAGGTTGTCGCGGGGCTGAAGGCGGCGGCGTCGGCGATGTATCCGACGCTGCTGAATAATCCCGATTACACCTCGCTCGTGAACGATCGGCATCATCAGCGGCTGAACGACTGGCTGGACGATGCGCGCGCGAAGGGCGCGACCGTGGAGACGGTCAATCCGTCGAACGACGATTTCGCAGGGTCCAATTCACGGAAAATGCCGCTGCACATCGTGCGCGACGTGACCGACGACATGACGTTGATGCAGGAGGAAATCTTTGGCCCCGTCCTGCCGGTGCGACGGTATGACGGGATCGACGACGCGATCGCGCAGGTGAATCGGCGCGATCGCCCGCTGGGGCTATATTATTTTGGGCCGGATGAGGACGAGCGACGCCGGGTGCTCGATCGCACGATCTCAGGCGGCGTCACGCTGGATGACGTGATCTTCCACGTATCGATGGAGGAACTGCCGTTCGGCGGGGTGGGGCCATCGGGGATGGGCGCGTATCACGGGCTGGAAGGGTTCCGCACGTTCAGCCACGCGAAGAGCGTCTACAAACAGGCGAAGCGCGATGTGGCGAAACTGGCGGGGTTGAAACCACCCTATGGCGACGCGACACGCAAATCGATCGCCCGCCAGTTGAAAATGTGA
- a CDS encoding YdcH family protein, giving the protein MLDSQRLQPRYDQAFVHIRALLLPRYVSLAKRARWIAQNIVPPSQHRANAAIDLERRKIGEDFFAFTCSTLRPPNQTQEVSIMQTAHISALEAKHAVLDRRISEEEHRPLPDAIRLADLKKQKLRVKEEIVLAH; this is encoded by the coding sequence ATGCTCGATTCGCAGCGTCTGCAACCGCGCTACGATCAGGCCTTCGTCCACATCCGCGCCCTTTTGCTGCCCCGCTACGTCTCTCTAGCAAAGCGCGCGCGATGGATCGCGCAAAATATCGTGCCGCCTTCGCAACATCGCGCAAACGCCGCAATCGATCTCGAACGGCGAAAAATCGGTGAGGACTTTTTCGCCTTCACGTGTTCTACTCTTCGTCCCCCCAACCAAACCCAGGAGGTTTCCATCATGCAGACCGCGCATATTTCGGCTCTCGAGGCCAAACATGCCGTGCTCGATCGGCGCATTTCGGAAGAGGAGCATCGCCCCCTTCCCGACGCTATCCGGCTGGCGGACCTCAAGAAGCAGAAACTGCGCGTGAAGGAAGAAATCGTCCTCGCGCACTGA
- a CDS encoding YdcH family protein: MDEGLIVARLQTLRIEHRDLDTAIAALAGDGPVDQLQLARLKKRKLRLRDEIAMLEDRMIPDIIA; the protein is encoded by the coding sequence GTGGACGAAGGCCTGATCGTAGCGCGGTTGCAGACGCTGCGAATCGAGCATCGCGACCTCGATACCGCGATCGCAGCGCTGGCGGGCGACGGCCCGGTCGACCAGCTTCAACTGGCGCGGCTGAAGAAACGAAAGCTGCGACTGCGTGACGAGATAGCGATGCTGGAAGACAGGATGATCCCGGACATCATCGCATAG
- a CDS encoding SPOR domain-containing protein, whose protein sequence is MKQAFLAAAALIVIATPAAADVKAGVDAWSRGDYRKAVDEWRGPATAGDADAQFNMGQAYKLGRGVAVDQAIAIEWYRKAALQNHAQAQDNYALALFQDGKKAEALPWLEKSVARDEKRTQLVLGTMLFNGDAVTKDWTRAYALVTRSSQQGLPQASQTLAQMDQYIPEAQRAQGITLARQYETQGRAMAAAATPTAYALATAPPPPPTPTGAVRRTNAPTAEAPNPTATPVPPVARARVRSYREAPKPVAVAQPAPPPAPAAAKPAPAPVRVAAAARPLPQPTARGGWRVQLGAFRDEGNARSLWSKVGGRVGGSPAYVKAGGVTRLQATGFGSKAAASAACAKSGTTCVVVAP, encoded by the coding sequence ATGAAGCAGGCATTCTTGGCGGCGGCGGCGCTGATCGTGATCGCGACACCGGCGGCGGCGGACGTAAAGGCCGGGGTCGATGCGTGGAGCCGCGGCGACTACCGCAAGGCGGTGGACGAATGGCGCGGCCCCGCGACCGCGGGCGACGCCGACGCGCAATTCAACATGGGTCAGGCGTACAAGCTCGGCCGCGGCGTAGCGGTAGATCAGGCGATTGCGATCGAATGGTATCGCAAGGCTGCGCTGCAGAACCACGCGCAGGCGCAGGACAATTATGCACTCGCGCTGTTCCAGGACGGCAAGAAGGCCGAGGCCCTGCCGTGGTTGGAAAAATCTGTCGCGCGTGATGAGAAGCGCACGCAACTGGTGCTCGGCACGATGCTGTTCAACGGCGATGCGGTGACAAAGGACTGGACCCGAGCTTATGCTTTGGTCACGAGATCCTCGCAGCAGGGCCTGCCGCAGGCGTCACAGACGCTCGCCCAGATGGATCAGTATATCCCGGAGGCGCAGCGCGCACAGGGCATCACGCTCGCCCGCCAATACGAAACGCAAGGCCGCGCGATGGCTGCGGCGGCCACGCCGACTGCTTATGCGCTGGCGACCGCCCCGCCCCCACCGCCGACGCCGACCGGCGCGGTCCGGCGTACCAATGCTCCAACGGCCGAGGCCCCGAACCCGACGGCGACGCCCGTGCCACCAGTCGCGCGCGCCAGGGTCCGTTCGTACCGGGAAGCGCCGAAGCCGGTCGCCGTGGCGCAACCCGCGCCACCCCCCGCTCCGGCGGCGGCCAAGCCCGCGCCTGCGCCCGTACGGGTTGCTGCGGCGGCTAGGCCGCTCCCGCAGCCGACCGCTCGCGGCGGCTGGCGCGTTCAGCTCGGTGCGTTCCGGGACGAAGGAAACGCGCGATCTTTATGGTCGAAGGTCGGCGGTCGCGTGGGCGGCAGCCCCGCTTATGTGAAGGCCGGCGGCGTCACCCGGCTGCAAGCGACCGGCTTCGGATCGAAGGCCGCGGCAAGCGCGGCATGCGCGAAGTCAGGGACGACATGTGTCGTGGTCGCACCGTAA
- a CDS encoding ParA family protein gives MRVLAMASQKGGSGKTTLSGHLAVQAQLAGAGPVVLIDIDPQGSLADWWNERSAEYPAFAQTTVSRLAADLEVLRQQGFKLAVIDTPPAITMAIQSVIQVAELIVIPTRPSPHDLRAVGATVDLCERAGKPLIFVVNAATPKARITSEAAVALSQHGTVAPITVHQRTDFAASMIDGRTVMECDPNSKSAAEITALWTYMSDRLEKNFRRTVFAAPGAVNGHAGNFVGLRPSTGGFGRRVVS, from the coding sequence ATGCGCGTTCTCGCGATGGCATCACAAAAGGGCGGGTCTGGAAAGACCACCTTGTCGGGGCATCTGGCCGTACAGGCGCAGTTGGCCGGGGCTGGTCCGGTCGTGCTGATCGACATCGATCCGCAAGGGTCGCTGGCCGATTGGTGGAACGAGCGGAGCGCGGAATACCCGGCCTTCGCGCAAACCACCGTGTCGCGGCTGGCGGCCGATCTGGAGGTGTTGCGTCAGCAGGGCTTCAAGCTGGCGGTGATCGACACGCCGCCTGCGATCACGATGGCGATCCAGAGCGTGATCCAGGTCGCCGAGCTGATCGTCATTCCGACGCGCCCCTCACCACATGACCTTCGCGCGGTAGGCGCGACGGTCGACCTGTGCGAGCGCGCCGGAAAGCCGCTGATCTTCGTCGTCAACGCCGCCACGCCCAAGGCGCGGATTACATCCGAGGCCGCGGTCGCATTGTCGCAGCATGGTACGGTCGCGCCGATCACGGTCCACCAGCGCACCGATTTCGCCGCCTCGATGATCGACGGCCGGACGGTCATGGAGTGCGATCCGAACAGCAAATCTGCGGCCGAGATCACCGCGCTGTGGACCTATATGTCCGATCGGCTGGAGAAGAATTTCCGCCGCACCGTGTTCGCCGCGCCGGGCGCGGTGAACGGCCATGCGGGTAATTTCGTCGGCCTGCGCCCCTCGACTGGCGGCTTTGGCCGCCGGGTGGTGAGCTGA
- a CDS encoding tetratricopeptide repeat protein, protein MKTRAIATLGLSALVFGGTMVGCTHDGGIASASSRSEGAAIKHAAANAGKANNALAKGDAIRAVSFAEAAVAMRPNEIAYRTLLGNAYLKAGRFSSAHTAFADVLTLSPGNGKAALNMALAQIAEGQWDQARQTVETHSASIAPSDRGLALALAGDPAAGVEVLIAATRSDQADTKTRQNLALALALAGRWKDSRSILGVDLEPVLADKRIVEWAAFAQPTGAADQVAALLGVVPVKDPGLPVALALNAPAPVALAAAEPAVPVEAPVGTAAVDAAPSTPAETVSAAPVVASAATPGFAPRSEVVQPLPARAEPVQVATIAATGRFKTKLAAVTAAPRQPAKGNYYVQLGAYDSVAVAKDAWMRAKRRFAGYGDLTPTGMPIKTETGQFYRLSVGGFARNDAAALCRSYSARGGTCFVRTGAGDQVAQWIKPGVQLASR, encoded by the coding sequence ATGAAGACGCGCGCGATTGCGACATTGGGATTGTCCGCCCTTGTATTCGGCGGAACGATGGTCGGCTGCACCCACGACGGCGGGATCGCATCGGCGAGCAGCCGTAGCGAGGGCGCTGCGATCAAGCACGCTGCGGCGAATGCCGGCAAGGCGAACAATGCGCTGGCGAAGGGCGATGCGATCCGCGCGGTGTCGTTCGCCGAAGCCGCCGTAGCAATGCGGCCGAACGAGATCGCGTATCGCACCTTGCTGGGCAATGCGTATCTGAAGGCCGGACGTTTTTCGTCCGCGCATACCGCGTTCGCCGACGTGCTGACGCTGTCGCCGGGGAATGGCAAGGCGGCGCTGAACATGGCGCTGGCGCAGATCGCCGAAGGACAGTGGGATCAGGCGCGGCAGACGGTCGAAACGCACAGCGCGTCGATCGCGCCGAGCGATCGCGGATTGGCGCTGGCGCTGGCCGGTGATCCGGCGGCAGGCGTCGAGGTACTTATCGCGGCGACGCGGAGCGACCAGGCGGATACGAAGACGCGGCAGAATCTGGCGCTGGCGCTGGCGCTCGCGGGACGGTGGAAGGATTCGCGCTCGATCCTGGGCGTCGATCTGGAACCGGTGCTGGCCGACAAGCGGATCGTCGAATGGGCGGCGTTCGCGCAGCCGACCGGCGCGGCCGATCAGGTTGCGGCGCTGCTGGGCGTGGTGCCGGTGAAGGATCCCGGTCTGCCGGTCGCGCTGGCGCTGAACGCACCCGCGCCGGTCGCGCTGGCGGCGGCGGAACCGGCTGTTCCGGTCGAAGCGCCGGTCGGAACAGCGGCGGTCGACGCCGCGCCGTCGACGCCGGCCGAAACCGTATCCGCTGCACCAGTCGTGGCGTCAGCAGCCACTCCCGGCTTCGCGCCGCGGTCCGAGGTCGTGCAGCCTTTGCCGGCACGCGCGGAACCGGTGCAGGTTGCGACGATCGCCGCGACGGGCAGGTTCAAGACGAAGCTCGCCGCGGTCACCGCCGCTCCGCGTCAGCCTGCGAAGGGTAATTATTACGTCCAGCTCGGCGCATATGATTCGGTCGCCGTGGCGAAGGACGCGTGGATGCGGGCGAAGCGCCGTTTCGCTGGGTACGGCGACCTGACGCCGACCGGTATGCCGATCAAGACCGAGACCGGGCAATTCTATCGCCTGTCGGTCGGCGGTTTCGCGCGGAACGACGCGGCGGCGCTGTGCCGCAGCTACAGCGCGCGGGGCGGCACCTGTTTTGTGCGGACCGGCGCGGGCGACCAGGTGGCGCAGTGGATCAAGCCGGGCGTCCAGCTGGCGTCGCGCTAG
- the hmgA gene encoding homogentisate 1,2-dioxygenase: MTEYIPGFANHVSTEAVPGALPIGRNSPQKPPFGLYAEQLSGTAFTAPRHENRRSWLYRLRPSAEHPPFVRYDGARQFAPGTVAEPLAPNRLRWDPIAESAPGADLIDGMTTMLANRDPADLEGVVLHLYSANKDMNARVFVDADGELLFVPQDGRLTLLTELGRIDIEPGQIALVPRGVRFRALLPDGHARGYVAENHGALFRLPDLGPIGANGLANPRDFETPVAWFEDRDEPFEVVQKYLGSLWTTTLHHSPLDVVAWHGNLTPWRYDLSRFNTINTVSFDHPDPSIFTVLTSPSDVPGRANADFVIFPPRWMVAEGTFRPPWFHRNVMSEAMGLITGAYDAKAEGFQPGGLSLHNLLSGHGPDKATWDAASNADLKPHKIDGTMAFMLESCWPYKPTRFAMAHAQPDYDECWADFPKAKLP; encoded by the coding sequence ATGACCGAATACATCCCCGGCTTCGCGAACCACGTTTCGACCGAAGCGGTCCCCGGCGCGCTGCCGATCGGGCGCAACAGTCCGCAAAAGCCGCCGTTCGGACTATACGCCGAACAACTCAGCGGCACCGCCTTCACCGCGCCGCGACACGAAAACCGCCGTTCATGGCTCTATCGCCTGCGCCCATCGGCCGAGCATCCGCCGTTCGTCCGGTACGATGGCGCGAGGCAATTCGCCCCCGGCACGGTAGCCGAGCCGCTCGCCCCCAATCGCCTGCGCTGGGATCCGATCGCCGAAAGCGCGCCGGGAGCCGACCTGATCGACGGCATGACGACGATGCTCGCCAACCGCGATCCGGCCGATCTGGAGGGCGTGGTGCTGCACTTGTACAGCGCGAACAAGGACATGAACGCGCGAGTGTTCGTCGATGCCGATGGCGAATTGCTGTTCGTGCCTCAGGACGGCCGCCTGACGCTCCTGACCGAACTCGGCCGCATCGACATCGAACCCGGCCAGATCGCGCTGGTCCCACGCGGCGTCCGGTTTCGCGCGCTCCTGCCCGATGGCCATGCGCGCGGCTATGTCGCGGAGAACCACGGGGCGCTGTTCCGCCTGCCCGATCTCGGCCCGATCGGCGCAAACGGCCTCGCCAATCCGCGCGATTTCGAGACGCCCGTGGCGTGGTTCGAGGACCGTGACGAGCCGTTCGAAGTGGTCCAGAAATATCTCGGCAGCCTGTGGACGACGACACTCCACCACAGCCCGCTCGACGTCGTCGCTTGGCATGGCAATCTGACGCCGTGGCGCTACGACCTCAGCCGCTTCAACACGATCAACACCGTCAGCTTCGATCATCCCGATCCGTCGATCTTCACCGTCCTGACCAGCCCCAGCGACGTGCCGGGCCGCGCCAACGCCGATTTCGTGATCTTCCCGCCGCGCTGGATGGTGGCGGAGGGCACGTTCCGCCCGCCGTGGTTCCACCGCAACGTGATGAGCGAGGCGATGGGCCTGATCACCGGTGCGTACGATGCTAAGGCGGAGGGGTTCCAGCCAGGCGGGCTGTCGCTTCACAATCTGCTCAGCGGGCACGGTCCCGACAAGGCGACTTGGGACGCCGCCTCGAACGCCGACCTGAAACCGCACAAGATCGACGGAACGATGGCGTTCATGCTGGAAAGCTGCTGGCCATACAAACCGACGCGCTTCGCGATGGCGCACGCGCAGCCCGATTACGACGAATGCTGGGCCGATTTCCCGAAGGCGAAGCTGCCGTGA